A window of the Kosakonia sp. BYX6 genome harbors these coding sequences:
- a CDS encoding AraC family transcriptional regulator, with protein MRFYSCAPCVVVLTETDVEVKINDTLPLLLPANHLTFLACDNNIIDLSHLNNELVAPISRPVLNDYLQFLKRDLIHIPPWPRLATPVISCFCRTPEVFRQAALHSTLETSESCEIERTRALLFTELSLFLDHPGFIALLIHILRSTVKERVYHIIQNDIHKEWSLSQVASALFLSPSLLKKKLKNENTSYSQIITDCRMRYAARQLLMADKNIYQISRLCGYRSTSYFISVFKTFYGTTPLHYVTQYRQ; from the coding sequence ATGAGATTTTATAGCTGTGCACCCTGCGTGGTGGTTTTAACAGAAACGGATGTTGAGGTTAAAATCAACGACACCCTGCCATTGTTATTACCGGCAAACCATCTGACGTTCCTTGCCTGTGATAACAACATTATTGATTTATCGCACCTAAACAATGAATTAGTTGCCCCTATCAGCCGGCCCGTCCTGAATGATTATCTTCAGTTTTTAAAGAGAGATTTAATACATATTCCCCCCTGGCCCCGACTGGCGACACCCGTAATATCCTGCTTTTGTCGAACACCGGAAGTATTTCGTCAAGCGGCGCTGCACAGCACCCTTGAAACATCAGAAAGTTGTGAAATTGAAAGAACCCGCGCTTTGCTGTTTACCGAGCTCTCACTCTTTCTTGATCATCCCGGTTTCATTGCGTTACTGATCCATATTCTTCGTAGCACTGTTAAAGAGCGCGTTTATCACATCATCCAAAATGATATTCATAAAGAATGGAGCTTAAGCCAGGTGGCCAGCGCCCTGTTTCTGAGCCCAAGCCTGTTAAAAAAGAAACTGAAAAATGAAAATACGAGTTATAGCCAAATCATTACTGATTGCCGAATGCGCTACGCCGCACGGCAGCTATTAATGGCGGACAAAAACATCTATCAAATTTCGCGATTATGCGGCTATCGAAGTACTTCCTATTTTATTTCGGTCTTTAAGACTTTTTATGGCACCACGCCACTGCATTATGTCACGCAATACCGCCAATAA
- the adiC gene encoding arginine/agmatine antiporter — MTTDADAHKVGLIPVTLMVSGNIMGSGVFLLPANLAATGGIAIYGWLVTIIGALALSVVYAKMSFLDPSPGGSYAYARRCFGPFLGYQTNVLYWLACWVGNIAMVVIGVGYLSYFFPILKDPIVLTLTCVAMLWIFVLLNIVGPKMITRVQAVATILALIPIVGIAVFGWFWFRGETYMAAWNVSGLNTFGAIQSTLSVTLWSFIGVESASVAAGVVKNPKRNVPIATIGGVLIAAVCYVLSTTAIMGMIPNADLRVSASPFGDAARMALGNTAGAIVSFCAAAGCLGSLGGWTLLAGQTAKAAADDDLFPPIFARVNKAGTPVAGLVIVGVLMTIFQFSSISPNAAKEFGLVSSVSVIFTLVPYLYTCAALLLLGHGHFGNARPMYLLLTFVAFIYCIWAVVGSGAKEVMGAFVTLMIVTALYAINYNRIHKNPYPLDAPVSKA, encoded by the coding sequence ATGACGACCGATGCTGATGCGCACAAAGTGGGCCTGATTCCCGTCACGCTGATGGTTTCCGGGAATATTATGGGCTCAGGCGTTTTTTTATTACCAGCAAATCTCGCCGCGACCGGCGGGATTGCAATCTATGGATGGCTCGTCACCATTATCGGCGCGTTAGCGCTGTCGGTGGTTTATGCCAAGATGTCATTCTTAGACCCCAGCCCTGGCGGTTCATACGCCTACGCTCGCCGCTGTTTCGGGCCTTTTTTAGGCTACCAGACTAACGTTCTCTACTGGCTTGCCTGCTGGGTGGGGAACATCGCGATGGTGGTGATTGGAGTAGGCTATTTGAGCTACTTTTTCCCGATCCTCAAAGACCCGATAGTATTAACCCTCACCTGTGTCGCGATGCTGTGGATCTTTGTTTTGTTGAACATTGTCGGGCCGAAAATGATCACCCGCGTACAGGCGGTTGCGACCATCCTGGCGCTGATTCCGATTGTCGGGATTGCGGTCTTTGGCTGGTTTTGGTTTCGCGGTGAAACCTATATGGCCGCCTGGAATGTCAGCGGGCTCAACACGTTTGGCGCAATCCAGAGCACATTGAGCGTCACACTGTGGTCTTTTATTGGTGTTGAGAGCGCATCGGTTGCCGCTGGCGTGGTAAAAAACCCGAAACGCAATGTCCCTATCGCCACGATCGGCGGAGTGTTGATTGCCGCCGTCTGCTATGTGTTATCGACGACCGCAATCATGGGTATGATCCCCAACGCTGACCTGCGCGTCTCCGCGTCTCCCTTTGGCGATGCCGCGCGCATGGCGTTGGGGAACACCGCTGGGGCAATTGTCTCGTTCTGTGCGGCGGCCGGCTGCCTTGGTTCGCTCGGTGGCTGGACGTTACTTGCGGGTCAGACTGCGAAAGCGGCAGCTGACGACGATCTGTTTCCGCCTATTTTCGCCCGCGTAAACAAAGCCGGTACGCCCGTCGCCGGGTTGGTTATTGTTGGCGTACTGATGACTATCTTTCAGTTCAGCAGCATCTCGCCAAACGCGGCAAAAGAATTTGGCCTGGTATCGTCCGTTTCCGTGATCTTTACCCTGGTACCTTATCTTTATACTTGTGCAGCGTTGCTGTTACTTGGCCATGGTCACTTCGGTAACGCGCGACCGATGTATCTGCTGTTGACCTTTGTCGCCTTCATCTACTGCATTTGGGCCGTTGTGGGTTCTGGCGCGAAAGAGGTCATGGGGGCGTTCGTGACGCTGATGATCGTTACCGCACTTTACGCCATTAACTACAACCGCATTCATAAAAACCCCTACCCGCTGGATGCCCCAGTCAGCAAGGCGTGA
- the dnaQ gene encoding DNA polymerase III subunit epsilon, whose amino-acid sequence MSTAITRQIVLDTETTGMNQIGAHYEGHKIIEIGAVEVINRRLTGNNYHIYLKPDRLIDPEAFGVHGIADEFLLDKPTFADIADEFIDYIRGAELVIHNASFDIGFMDYEFSKLNRGIPKTDTFCKVTDSLALARKMFPGKRNSLDALCSRYEIDNSKRTLHGALLDSQILADVYLMMTGGQTSMKFSMEGEGQSQAGEAGIQRVVRQASKLRVVLASDEELMAHESRLDLVQKKGGSCLWRG is encoded by the coding sequence ATGAGCACTGCAATTACACGACAGATCGTCCTCGATACTGAAACCACCGGTATGAACCAAATCGGCGCTCACTATGAAGGGCACAAGATTATTGAAATCGGTGCCGTCGAGGTGATAAACCGCCGTCTGACCGGCAATAACTATCACATTTACCTGAAGCCTGATCGGTTGATCGATCCTGAAGCGTTTGGCGTTCACGGTATCGCCGACGAGTTCCTGCTGGATAAACCAACCTTCGCCGACATCGCCGATGAATTCATCGACTATATCCGCGGCGCGGAGTTGGTCATCCATAACGCGTCGTTTGATATCGGCTTTATGGATTATGAATTCAGCAAGCTGAATCGCGGTATCCCGAAAACGGACACCTTTTGTAAAGTCACCGATAGCCTCGCGCTGGCGCGTAAGATGTTCCCCGGCAAGCGCAACAGCCTCGACGCGCTCTGCTCGCGCTATGAAATCGACAACAGCAAGCGAACGCTGCACGGCGCATTACTTGACTCCCAAATCCTTGCCGATGTTTATCTGATGATGACAGGCGGCCAGACATCGATGAAATTTTCGATGGAGGGCGAAGGGCAATCACAGGCAGGTGAGGCGGGGATCCAGCGCGTTGTGCGCCAGGCAAGTAAGCTGCGCGTTGTTTTAGCCAGTGATGAGGAGCTGATGGCGCATGAATCACGTCTCGATTTAGTACAGAAGAAAGGCGGAAGCTGCCTTTGGCGCGGCTAA
- the rnhA gene encoding ribonuclease HI yields the protein MVSVSRTICRVIAVLIAAIYVRLVVFNSGSLPEMLKQVEIFTDGSCLGNPGPGGYGAILRYRQHERTFSEGYRLTTNNRMELMAAIVALEGLKEHCEVVLSTDSQYVRQGITQWIHNWKKRGWKTADKKPVKNVDLWKRLDAALSQHQIRWEWVKGHAGHPENERCDELARTAAMNPTQEDIGYQPETLA from the coding sequence GTGGTTTCAGTATCGAGGACGATCTGTCGTGTAATTGCAGTGCTCATAGCGGCCATTTATGTCAGACTTGTCGTTTTCAACTCAGGAAGTCTACCAGAGATGCTTAAACAGGTAGAAATTTTCACCGACGGATCCTGTCTTGGCAATCCGGGTCCGGGTGGATATGGCGCGATTTTACGCTATCGCCAGCACGAAAGAACCTTTAGCGAAGGTTATCGCCTCACCACCAATAACCGCATGGAGTTGATGGCCGCCATTGTCGCGCTCGAAGGGTTAAAAGAGCATTGCGAAGTGGTGCTCAGCACCGACAGCCAGTACGTTCGCCAGGGGATCACGCAGTGGATCCATAACTGGAAAAAACGCGGCTGGAAAACGGCAGATAAAAAACCGGTTAAAAATGTCGACCTCTGGAAGCGGCTGGATGCGGCGCTCAGCCAGCACCAAATTCGCTGGGAGTGGGTAAAAGGCCACGCCGGTCACCCAGAAAACGAGCGCTGCGATGAACTGGCGCGCACGGCAGCAATGAACCCAACCCAGGAAGACATTGGCTACCAGCCGGAAACGCTGGCTTAA
- a CDS encoding class I SAM-dependent methyltransferase, translating to MKPARTPRTFVAPASWDDLPKGVHYREALEKELKPWLAKMYGFHLLKIGNLSAEINVESCAISHQVNVSLAGDPAQVRADPLHLPFAGKSVDACLLAHTLPWCPDPHRLLQEVDRVLIDDGWLVLSGFNPISLLGISKAVPFARRSPAVKSRMFTLMRQFDWLSLLNFEVLHYSRFRVLPWTKQGGKLLSTHLPALGCMQLVVARKRTIPLTLNPMKQSRSKSPVRQTVGATRQS from the coding sequence ATGAAACCGGCAAGGACTCCCCGAACATTTGTAGCACCGGCAAGCTGGGATGATTTACCCAAAGGCGTGCATTACCGCGAGGCGCTGGAAAAGGAGCTCAAGCCATGGTTGGCGAAAATGTATGGATTTCACTTGCTCAAGATTGGCAATCTCAGCGCAGAAATCAATGTTGAAAGCTGCGCAATCTCCCACCAGGTGAATGTCTCCCTTGCAGGCGATCCGGCACAAGTCAGAGCCGATCCGCTGCATTTGCCGTTTGCGGGGAAATCCGTCGACGCCTGCCTGCTGGCGCACACGCTTCCCTGGTGTCCCGATCCCCATCGTCTGCTCCAGGAAGTGGATCGCGTATTGATTGATGACGGCTGGCTGGTATTGAGCGGTTTCAACCCCATCAGCCTGCTGGGGATCAGCAAAGCGGTGCCTTTCGCCCGCCGATCCCCTGCTGTTAAAAGCCGCATGTTCACCCTGATGCGCCAGTTTGACTGGCTTTCGCTGCTCAATTTCGAGGTATTGCATTATAGCCGCTTTCGCGTGCTGCCCTGGACAAAGCAGGGCGGTAAACTGCTGAGCACGCACTTACCAGCGCTGGGGTGCATGCAGTTGGTTGTCGCGCGCAAACGCACTATTCCGCTGACGCTTAACCCCATGAAGCAAAGCCGCAGCAAAAGCCCGGTTCGTCAAACCGTTGGCGCGACGCGCCAATCTTAA
- the gloB gene encoding hydroxyacylglutathione hydrolase encodes MNLNSIPAFQDNYIWVLSNDDGRCLIVDPGEAAPILKAIDENHWQPDAIFLTHHHNDHVGGVKELRERFPDVVVYGPAETQNKGTTQVVAEGDTVAVLGHEFSIFATPGHTLGHICFFSFPYLFCGDTLFSGGCGRLFEGTASQMYQSFCKINALPDDTIICCAHEYTLGNMKFAVSVLPEDRALNEYYRKVSELRAKNQKTLPVTLKNEREINLFLRTEDVDLINVINKETNLQHPEERFAWLRAKKDNF; translated from the coding sequence ATGAATCTTAACAGTATTCCCGCGTTTCAGGATAACTACATCTGGGTACTGAGCAACGATGACGGGCGCTGCCTGATTGTTGATCCGGGCGAAGCCGCGCCGATCCTGAAAGCTATCGATGAAAACCACTGGCAACCTGACGCTATCTTTCTTACCCATCATCACAATGATCACGTTGGCGGCGTGAAAGAACTGCGCGAACGCTTTCCTGATGTAGTGGTATATGGGCCAGCAGAGACACAAAATAAGGGCACTACGCAGGTCGTTGCTGAGGGCGATACGGTCGCTGTTTTGGGACACGAATTTTCTATTTTCGCGACGCCAGGTCACACTTTAGGACATATCTGTTTCTTCAGTTTTCCTTATCTGTTTTGCGGAGATACGCTGTTTTCCGGCGGCTGTGGAAGATTGTTTGAAGGGACGGCAAGCCAGATGTATCAATCCTTTTGCAAAATTAATGCGCTTCCCGACGACACCATCATTTGTTGCGCACATGAATACACTTTAGGGAATATGAAGTTTGCAGTTAGCGTTTTGCCAGAGGATCGCGCACTTAACGAATACTATAGAAAAGTGAGTGAGTTACGTGCGAAAAACCAAAAAACACTCCCCGTAACTCTGAAAAATGAGCGGGAAATTAATTTATTTCTACGTACGGAAGATGTTGATTTAATTAATGTAATTAATAAAGAAACAAATTTGCAACACCCTGAAGAGCGTTTTGCATGGTTAAGGGCTAAGAAAGATAACTTCTGA
- the mltD gene encoding murein transglycosylase D, which yields MKAKAILFASVLLVGCQASNHDGTVQQHAQSLSAAGQGEAGKFTSQARWMDDGTLTAQSNSDLWASISDELKMGIPENTRIREQKLKYLNNKSYLHDVTLRAEPYMYWIAGQVKKRNMPMELVLLPIVESAFNPHATSGANAAGIWQIIPSTGRNYGLKQTRSYDARRDIVASTTAALDMMQRLNRMFDGDWLLTVAAYNSGEGRVLKAMKANKARGKPTDFWSLSLPYETKVYVPKMLALSDILKNSKRYGVNLPTPDESRALARVRLSSPVEVNQLAEMAGISVNKLKAFNAGVKGSTLGSAGPQYVMVPKKHADQLRESLASGEIAAVQPTLMAQNTSLPSRNYKVRSGDTLSAIASRLGVTTKDLQQWNNLRGANLKVGQNLTVGAGSSAQRLASNSDSITYRVRKGDSLSSIAKRHGVNIKDVMRWNTDTANLQPGDQITLFVKNSATPDS from the coding sequence ATGAAGGCAAAAGCGATATTATTCGCCTCTGTCCTGCTCGTGGGGTGCCAGGCGTCTAACCACGATGGCACGGTCCAACAGCACGCACAGAGCCTTTCTGCAGCTGGTCAAGGGGAAGCAGGGAAGTTTACAAGTCAGGCGCGGTGGATGGACGATGGAACACTCACCGCCCAGAGTAACAGTGACTTGTGGGCCTCCATTAGCGACGAGCTAAAGATGGGAATTCCGGAAAATACCCGGATTCGCGAACAGAAACTGAAGTATTTGAACAATAAGAGCTATCTCCACGATGTAACTTTACGGGCAGAGCCGTATATGTACTGGATAGCAGGGCAAGTTAAAAAACGTAATATGCCCATGGAACTGGTACTACTACCCATAGTGGAGAGCGCTTTTAACCCGCACGCAACGTCTGGTGCCAATGCCGCAGGCATTTGGCAAATCATACCGAGCACTGGGCGAAATTATGGTTTAAAACAGACACGCAGCTATGATGCGCGTCGTGATATTGTGGCCTCTACCACGGCCGCTCTCGACATGATGCAGCGTCTTAACCGTATGTTTGACGGCGACTGGTTACTGACGGTCGCTGCCTATAACAGCGGTGAAGGTCGCGTATTGAAGGCGATGAAAGCGAACAAAGCACGGGGTAAACCCACCGACTTCTGGTCTCTTTCATTACCTTACGAAACAAAGGTTTACGTGCCAAAAATGCTGGCGTTGAGCGATATTCTCAAAAACAGCAAGCGGTATGGCGTAAATCTGCCGACGCCGGATGAAAGCCGTGCGCTGGCGCGTGTCAGGCTGAGTAGCCCGGTAGAGGTGAATCAGTTGGCTGAAATGGCGGGAATTTCCGTGAACAAGCTGAAGGCGTTTAACGCAGGCGTTAAAGGCTCGACGCTAGGTTCAGCAGGTCCACAGTACGTGATGGTGCCGAAGAAACATGCAGATCAGCTGCGTGAATCGCTGGCATCCGGCGAAATCGCCGCCGTACAGCCGACGCTGATGGCGCAGAATACCTCACTGCCCAGCCGGAATTATAAGGTTCGCTCAGGCGATACACTTTCTGCCATCGCGTCACGCCTTGGCGTTACCACGAAGGATCTCCAGCAATGGAATAACCTTCGCGGTGCGAATCTGAAAGTGGGCCAGAACCTGACGGTTGGCGCAGGTAGCAGTGCGCAACGTCTTGCCAGCAATAGCGATAGCATTACCTATCGCGTGCGAAAAGGCGATTCGTTGTCCAGTATCGCGAAACGTCACGGCGTGAACATCAAAGATGTGATGCGCTGGAACACCGATACCGCCAACCTGCAGCCTGGCGATCAGATCACGCTTTTCGTGAAGAACAGCGCAACACCGGATTCCTGA
- a CDS encoding endonuclease/exonuclease/phosphatase family protein — protein MPKNTYAMRYVAGQPAERILPPGSFASIGKALPAGVPLSRDEKIRVLVWNIFKQQRAEWLSVLQNFGKDAHLVLLQEAQTTPELVRFATTNYLAADQVPAFVLPQHPSGVMTLSSAHPVYCCPLREREPILRLAKSALVTVYPLPDLRNLMVVNVHAVNFSLGVDVYSKQLLPIGDQIERHSGPVIMAGDFNAWSRPRMNALYRFARDMSLRQVRFTDDNRRRAFGRPLDFVFYRGLNVQEASVLVTRASDHNPLLVEFSPGRP, from the coding sequence GTGCCAAAAAATACTTATGCTATGCGATATGTTGCCGGACAGCCTGCGGAACGCATTTTACCGCCGGGGTCTTTCGCGAGTATTGGTAAGGCGTTGCCTGCGGGGGTTCCCCTCAGCCGTGATGAGAAAATCCGCGTGCTGGTGTGGAATATCTTTAAGCAGCAGCGTGCTGAATGGCTATCCGTACTGCAAAACTTTGGCAAAGATGCGCACCTGGTTTTGCTCCAGGAAGCGCAGACCACGCCAGAGCTGGTCCGGTTCGCGACCACAAACTATCTTGCCGCCGATCAGGTTCCCGCGTTTGTTCTGCCGCAGCACCCGTCTGGCGTAATGACGCTTTCATCTGCACATCCGGTTTATTGCTGCCCGCTGCGCGAGCGCGAACCCATTTTGCGGCTGGCGAAATCAGCCCTGGTGACGGTTTACCCGCTGCCTGATCTGCGTAATCTGATGGTGGTCAATGTGCATGCGGTGAATTTCAGTCTCGGCGTGGACGTTTACAGCAAGCAGTTGCTGCCGATTGGCGACCAGATCGAGCGCCATTCCGGGCCAGTCATTATGGCCGGGGATTTCAACGCCTGGAGCCGCCCGCGAATGAATGCGCTTTATCGCTTCGCGCGAGACATGTCTTTACGGCAGGTGCGTTTTACCGATGATAACCGTCGGCGTGCGTTTGGGCGGCCGCTGGACTTTGTGTTCTACCGGGGGTTAAACGTGCAGGAAGCGTCTGTGCTGGTGACCCGCGCATCGGATCACAATCCGCTGCTGGTTGAGTTTTCACCCGGCAGACCATAA
- the yafC gene encoding DNA-binding transcriptional regulator YafC, producing the protein MKTTSEELAIFVAVVESGSFSRAAERLGQANSAISRAVKKLENKLGVNLLNRTTRQLSLTEEGERYFRRVQTVLQEMAAAETEVMENKSVPRGTLRIDAATPVVLHFLMPLIKPFRERYPEINLSLVSSETFINLIERKVDVAIRVGKLTDSSLRARPLFKSYRKIIASPDYIARYGKPETAEALRDHVCLGFTEPVSLNTWPVASGDGQLLEVTPEISSNSGETLKHLCLSGNGIASLSDYMIDKELASGELVELLADKRLPVEMPFSAVYYSDRAVSTRIRAFIDFVSEHAPQTGE; encoded by the coding sequence ATGAAAACCACCTCGGAAGAACTCGCGATTTTTGTCGCTGTCGTAGAAAGCGGCAGCTTTAGCCGGGCAGCGGAACGTTTAGGCCAGGCAAATTCGGCCATTAGCCGTGCAGTAAAGAAACTGGAAAATAAACTGGGTGTGAACCTGCTGAACCGAACAACTCGCCAACTTAGCCTCACCGAAGAAGGTGAGCGCTATTTTCGCCGCGTGCAAACGGTGCTACAGGAGATGGCAGCGGCAGAAACAGAAGTGATGGAGAATAAATCCGTACCGCGTGGCACATTGCGTATTGATGCCGCAACACCGGTTGTGTTGCATTTTTTGATGCCGCTGATTAAACCGTTTCGTGAACGCTACCCGGAAATCAATTTGTCGCTGGTCTCCAGCGAGACGTTTATCAACCTCATTGAGCGCAAAGTCGATGTGGCGATCCGCGTCGGCAAACTGACCGACTCCAGCCTACGCGCCCGCCCGCTGTTCAAAAGCTATCGCAAAATTATCGCCTCGCCTGATTACATTGCCCGTTACGGCAAACCGGAAACCGCCGAAGCTTTGCGTGACCATGTTTGTCTTGGCTTTACCGAACCGGTTTCACTGAACACGTGGCCGGTGGCCTCTGGCGATGGGCAACTGCTCGAAGTGACGCCGGAGATATCGTCCAACAGCGGTGAAACATTGAAACACCTGTGTTTGAGCGGAAACGGTATCGCCAGTTTATCGGACTATATGATCGACAAAGAGTTGGCGAGCGGTGAGTTGGTTGAGTTGCTGGCGGACAAACGTCTGCCAGTGGAGATGCCCTTTAGTGCCGTCTATTACAGCGATCGGGCGGTGAGTACGCGCATACGCGCTTTTATCGATTTCGTCAGCGAGCATGCCCCGCAGACGGGAGAATAA
- the dkgB gene encoding 2,5-didehydrogluconate reductase DkgB, with protein MSIPAFGLGTFRLTDEAVIASVKNALELGYRVIDTAQIYGNEAAIGEALAQSGVAREELFITTKIWTENLGEDLLIPSLQESLKKLGTDYVDLTLIHWPSPGAAVPVAVSMQQLMKAKEQGLTRQIGISNFTIPLMEQAIAAVGAENIATNQIELSPYLQNRKVADWAKLHGIHITSYMTLAYGKALKDEVIGRIAQKHNATPAQVILAWAMGEGYAVIPSSTKRENLASNLLAQSLKLDAQDKADIAKLDCNDRLVSPEGLAPEWD; from the coding sequence ATGTCTATCCCTGCATTTGGTCTTGGTACCTTCCGTTTAACTGACGAAGCAGTCATCGCATCGGTGAAAAATGCCCTTGAACTGGGCTACCGCGTTATTGATACCGCACAGATTTATGGTAACGAAGCCGCCATTGGCGAAGCGCTCGCACAGAGCGGCGTTGCGCGTGAAGAACTGTTTATCACCACCAAAATCTGGACTGAAAACTTGGGAGAAGATCTGCTGATCCCAAGCCTGCAAGAGAGCCTGAAAAAACTCGGCACTGATTACGTTGATTTAACGCTGATCCACTGGCCTTCTCCGGGCGCAGCTGTGCCGGTTGCTGTTTCCATGCAACAACTGATGAAAGCGAAAGAGCAGGGGCTGACGCGCCAGATTGGTATTTCTAACTTCACCATCCCGCTGATGGAGCAAGCTATTGCCGCTGTCGGTGCGGAAAATATCGCGACTAACCAGATTGAACTGTCACCGTATCTGCAAAACCGTAAAGTGGCAGATTGGGCGAAACTGCACGGTATCCATATCACCTCTTACATGACGCTGGCGTATGGCAAGGCGCTGAAAGATGAAGTGATTGGTCGTATTGCGCAGAAACACAACGCGACACCTGCGCAAGTGATCCTGGCCTGGGCGATGGGTGAAGGCTATGCGGTGATTCCGTCTTCTACCAAGCGTGAGAACCTGGCGAGTAACCTGCTGGCGCAATCGCTGAAACTGGATGCGCAAGATAAAGCGGACATCGCCAAATTGGATTGCAACGACCGTCTGGTCAGCCCGGAAGGCCTTGCACCAGAGTGGGATTAA
- a CDS encoding winged helix-turn-helix transcriptional regulator — protein sequence MKNEPLCHAPCPIARSLGRIGDSWSMIILRDAFAGFTRFDEFQKSANVAPNILSRRLKELVDDGLLEKVSYSTTPPRYEYHLTARGHDFRPVILALAEWGNRYFSPEGAQIQLVERQTQRPVEAIMVDKATGEPITPEKYVMVPGPAASPVIHYRHDYLQRKSDGDNAQKFTPQQYVSVDHDDNQ from the coding sequence ATGAAAAATGAACCGCTTTGCCACGCTCCCTGCCCTATCGCCCGCAGTCTTGGGCGTATCGGTGATAGCTGGAGCATGATTATCTTGCGCGACGCGTTTGCCGGTTTTACGCGCTTCGATGAGTTTCAGAAAAGCGCCAACGTTGCGCCAAATATCCTCTCCCGCCGCCTGAAAGAGCTGGTTGATGACGGGCTGCTGGAAAAAGTGAGCTACAGTACAACGCCACCGCGCTATGAATACCATCTCACTGCGCGCGGTCATGATTTCCGCCCGGTGATCCTCGCCTTAGCGGAATGGGGCAATCGTTATTTTTCACCAGAAGGCGCGCAAATCCAGCTGGTTGAGCGTCAGACGCAGCGTCCTGTCGAAGCGATCATGGTCGACAAAGCCACCGGCGAGCCGATTACGCCAGAGAAATACGTTATGGTTCCCGGCCCAGCCGCTTCACCGGTTATCCATTACCGTCATGATTACCTGCAACGTAAATCCGACGGGGATAACGCGCAGAAATTCACACCGCAGCAGTATGTGAGTGTCGATCATGATGACAACCAATAA
- a CDS encoding HlyD family secretion protein, translating to MMTTNKKKVLTLTILSAALLAVAAYGVYWWQTGRFIQSTDDAYVGGDISAISSKVSGYIQQIAIQDNMLVKKGDLLVRLDDRDYQAALAKAMGEVAAQQAALADIAATRQLQLATIEGSTASLAAARATSEKSANDNRRYSALVMSSAVSAQIRENAAADYRRARAEENKAHADSAVAERQLLVLDARQQQAQAALMQAQANLEMARLNLSYTEIRAPFDGVVGNRRAWSGSFVSSGTQLLSLVPAQGLWVEANFKESQLAHMRPGQPATVVADVLPGRTFHGHVLSVSPATGSRFSILPAENATGNFTKIVQRVPVRIALEGEAAKLDVLRPGFSVIVTVDEKSTR from the coding sequence ATGATGACAACCAATAAGAAAAAAGTGCTCACGCTTACGATACTCAGCGCGGCGCTGCTGGCCGTGGCCGCTTATGGGGTTTATTGGTGGCAAACCGGGCGCTTTATACAGTCAACCGATGATGCTTATGTCGGCGGCGATATCAGTGCGATTTCCAGCAAAGTTTCCGGGTATATTCAACAAATTGCCATTCAGGACAATATGCTCGTCAAGAAAGGCGATCTTTTAGTGCGCCTTGACGATCGCGATTACCAGGCGGCACTCGCCAAAGCGATGGGTGAAGTCGCGGCACAGCAAGCGGCACTGGCCGATATTGCCGCCACTCGCCAATTGCAACTGGCGACGATTGAAGGGTCAACGGCATCGTTGGCCGCTGCCAGGGCAACCAGCGAGAAATCCGCTAACGACAATCGACGCTATAGCGCGCTGGTGATGTCCAGCGCCGTTTCCGCGCAGATACGGGAAAACGCGGCGGCGGATTATCGCCGGGCGCGCGCCGAAGAGAATAAAGCGCACGCGGACAGCGCCGTTGCTGAACGTCAGCTTCTGGTGCTCGATGCCCGCCAACAGCAGGCACAGGCCGCCTTGATGCAGGCACAAGCCAATCTGGAAATGGCCCGGCTTAATCTCAGCTACACCGAAATTCGCGCGCCGTTTGATGGCGTGGTGGGTAATCGCCGTGCCTGGTCAGGTTCCTTTGTCAGCAGCGGAACGCAGCTCCTTTCGCTGGTGCCAGCGCAAGGTTTATGGGTGGAAGCCAATTTCAAGGAAAGCCAGCTTGCGCATATGCGTCCAGGCCAACCAGCAACTGTTGTTGCTGATGTGCTGCCCGGACGTACTTTTCATGGACATGTGTTGAGTGTCTCACCTGCGACGGGTTCGCGTTTTAGTATTCTCCCGGCGGAAAATGCGACCGGCAATTTCACTAAAATTGTTCAGCGAGTGCCGGTGCGCATCGCCCTGGAAGGTGAAGCCGCCAAACTTGACGTGCTGCGCCCGGGGTTTTCGGTCATCGTCACCGTCGATGAAAAGAGCACGCGATGA